GTGTAATTGTTGAGTTCCTGTGATcggttttgtttttaaaaatcttttaattcatttaaattaattcatttaaatcgTTTACTGCTGTTTTATAATCCTCTTCTGGGGAAAACTTAGTTATGATGTTTGGCAAGTTGTCCGGATCAGAAGTCCATTCAAAGAGTTCTTCAGACGTTGTTATTTGTTTGTCAACCGCAAGTTCGAGACTTGCTCTTGCTGCATATCGTTTAATGGTACCACCAATACCATCACATGGACCTTTGCCATGGGCTGtcgcaaaaaaatgccattcagCAGGAATGTCGAAATCCTCTTCgtgataatataaatttacgaagtttttaaagtttttaaattgttgaggAGCCCCGtcagaaaaataatgaattttgttacaaCGTTCAGGAAGACTTTTCACATAGTCagttattaatttgataaaaacatGTACGGCAACGGCATCATGATTattacaatctgaaataattacttaacTTTTGTGTTCAAGTTCGCcatttactttataataaatcactACTGGGAAAATTGTTGCTTGATTATTGTTCCAGTGAAAACCAGATGCCGCGTTTTGCACTACGAACGCGTAATTTTCTGCAAAATcacaaataatgataaattcatTTGGTTCTAATGTTTCTCTcaatgttttcaaaaattttgcttgTTCTTTAGCAATAAATGAGTGAGGTAGAAGAGTTTTCAATTCAGTACAAAAATCTTCAACAAATTCTTCTATAGGCTTAATAATAGTTTCTAAACTGCTTCTCGGTTTAGATATCCAATACTTATATGTAATATTCTCAATTTCGTGATTTTCAAAACATGCCAGTAAAAGGTTACTCAACTCATCTACCCCTGGACAGTTTTCACATCTATCCAAATAACATAGAAACGATGGAGATTTACATACAATCAAACTCAAACAATCACTTTAGTGTGTAATGGATATATCTGTATTTCTTGTTAGAGAATGAATATTCGCACCTGAAACATTTGTgatttagttaaataaaaattcacacaTTTATAACTGTTAATGAATTTGATAATTACCAAGCATCATTAACTTAACGTTTTGATGGATCGTACAGACACAGATGGTATGTGTTCCACTTGCCCCTGCTAACACACAATGTTTAGGTCGCAGAGAAGCAAATCTCGAAAATCCAATTTTCTCTGCAGCGTTTATTTTCCGAAAACATTGGTATAATTCTTTTAAGTTAGACAGGACAAGTCTTTTTTGGACGGGTACTCGATTACCATCATCATTTCGAACGGAAACAAAATCTTTCATACCTGGCATCGGAGCACTGTACTCatcatcattaaaaaaattttcaactttcaaTTTCACTTGATCTGCAATTTTTCTCCCTATAAAAAAAGATGTTGAAGAAGTGAGTCTTCAGTTGTGTTTAAGACATCAATTTAATGCTATATATACCTAATTTTGATTTAGGTACTGAAAGTAGACCTTTTTCTTCAACCAACGCTTTTGCTACCCTTGACATATGTCTTGATGTATTCATAGTTTCAGAAATACGTCTTTCACTTCATTGTTCAggtaataatgttaaaatctgtATTTCCAGTGATTTTTCCGTTTCTTTATCGTTAAATTTGTCTtgcagtaattttattaaagcgcGAAAATTTTCACCATCATCATCGACCGGGTCTTCATCAGTTGAAGAGAGTAAAACCTTTTTCAAGCTGTCAgatatctgatttattttgttgtttaaaaattgattgtcaTTTAATTTCCTTGATGGGATTGGTGATTGATTTAACAGCTGTAATGCATGATTTATTACAGGTAACTGAGTTGCAGCGCTAACTTGAGATGCCGAGCTTGGTTGTGAATTTTTTGGTTCGTTATCAAATGACATAgaaccttaaaaaataataaaaacatgtaATAACTCAAAATGTATTCAATTAAGAAacgtataaataatttaaaaaccttacggaatgataatgataatggtaGATCTGTGGCAGTTGTATTACTATCGCTATCAAAATGATCATCGTTTTCATTACTGTCACTAGAGTTGCCTTCGTGATCACTTGAATCAACATTAGGATCATCACGAGTATTTGTTTGTTGTTTAACTACCTTATAAGCTTCTTTTCGACATGAActgcataataaataataattactcaaTCCGAACATTTCTTTCATAATGTCAGTCGCTGGACGCaaaccaatttttttacaatgagaCTCCAGCCCAAAAGGATTACAACATTGATCAAATTGCTTCATTGATGCCATGatatttcaatgaaattattcCACTAAATGGAGATAAGTAAAATCGAAATAATTAACACTTCCACAAAGAGTGAATCAGGAACATGTTCATAaacttgagaaatttttttatttatcaaatgtaatgacaacaattttttattcgacACTAAAACGCAAAAAAGATTTATAGGTTATGTTCTAGATTTCAATATAGAGAAACACTATAGATTTTTGAATCGAAACATAATCACGTGTATCTACTAAACTGGCTATAGGTAAGTCTGTGATTGCCATACCCTAGTTTATCGATCCTATTGACGcgccaaaatttgaatttcagtCATTATAATCGAAGATTAAGATAacaaatagaaattataatacCTCAGAAccattaaataacatttttattgttatataaatagtatttatgaaaaaaaaattttcattttttaaaattaaacaaaatttttttttaaataaataaaaaaaatataaaaaaaaatcggccctgCTCGGGATTAGCGGGGATAGttgtcaaataaattgaagtctttttagagaaaaaaaaaaaaaaaaagaaaatggcggacttcgaaaaaatgacgattgtacttaaaaaaattctgagcaaggcctcgtgacgttgtcaaaataatttggcAACGCAGGTAAGCTCAAAGATTCGGGGACTAGGATAGACAGAAGAACGAACGAACGAGACTCTTGTAAGGGGGGATAGGTGTTACGGCTCAAACAGGTCTTACGGCTGCACCTCCCCGCATGGGCCCAGCTGGTAACTGGTCGGGCTGTTATTATATTACCGATCAGGCTAACGCAGTCGTTGAATGGGTTGATACAGTTAACTAAGTACGAGAacagattgacattaaaatcaactcaattcacatctgtcctatgatcgcgtaaatgcttgaggacagggtttttccttgccggcaaacttggctgtgtatttcctatgtgagggtaggacaaatatacgtgcgtgtatagctcttttgagcccaggaaacggcctcttcggaggtaggcgaaagcctcacCATATATTCTTCTGTACTTAAAAAAAGCTGTTCAATGAATGTGTATAAACACAAGAGAACGGCGGTTTTTCCTTGTCCGCGAACTGGGCTGTGTTCTCGTTATGGTGGGAGTAGGACgaatatacgtgcgtgtatagctcttttgagcccaggaaacggcctcttcggaggtaggcgaaagcctcgccatatattcttctgtacttaaaaaaaccgattattttatataattgatcatgttaaatttttttcgtatattttttcgaaaagttcattcaaaaacaaaaattttttaaaaaaaaaaggtacccaaaagttaatttctaaaaaagttatggctatttgaaaataaaaaagccatttttttttaaaattcataacttttttgaggttggacaaaaaaatttgaaaaaattctcaaaaatgttttctaaAGGGTAGAAAAGGATGGAAAAGTTTCAGCAAAATCTAAAGGGGtcgggttcaaaagtggtcgatttggcgtggaatgccccatatgtatatatatattatatatatatatatatatatatatatatatatatatatatatatatatatatatatatatatatatatttgtaataaaaaaaattttttttttaatggtgttgaaaagttgaaagtacatttaaaaacaaaaattttggcgcctattagagcccttaatattaatattaaggtttgcctcaattcatttgtaatttttctatttaaataacacgagaaaactttttttttatttttgaatttcaattaCTTCGGAATGGCTTGTTTACGCAATATCCTAGAGAGAggtcttataggaaatttcacgctctataaaaaacgtttgaaggtcaaagttcctcagatcaaccgtttcaaagacatttgcaatcaaaaataacaccaatcaaaaatttcaaatattttccaataaaattgcaaaaaaaagtcatactttatattgatattgtttttttttgtaaaatcaattgaattctgttaatttgagattttaattttttttttgcttatttactccatacgtaactcacaaaaagtacaaatacataaatataaaggttaaaattatcaaacaaatgatttttgggtctcttttataacaaatttattttattttctaccaaatactaataaattctattaaacaatcaattctttataacaaaaaacaatatttaacaacaattcataaaattttttctaacttgaaaatattacagttttataaaattatttttattgcaattaggaTATCGTTTTCTGTGTTCTGTCACTACTTGCAATAAATACTGAAGCTGTTCTTCATTTTTCGTTAAGCATCGATTATACTGCTCTATCAATGCCACGCCGCGTTCTGCTACATCATTTACAACTTGAAGTTTCTCAAAATACTCCAAGTTTCTTTTGTAATTTAGATTCTGAGGCCACAAAGTTACATGCTTATCAATGAAATCATACGACAAATCAAACGATTTAAACAGATTTATCGATCTCATAGATACAAATTGACTAATAAGACCTCTCTCTGGAATATTGCGTAAACAAGCCATtccgaagaaattaaaatttaaaagtaaaaaaaaaaaatttctcgtgttatttaaatagaaaaataacaaatgaattgaggcaaaccttaatattaatattaagggctctaataggtgccaaaatttttgtttttaaatgtactttcaacttttcaacaccatttaataaaataaaatttttttttttttttttgaaacacccttatatatatatatatatatatatatatatatacagatatataagagatttccacgtatatagtcactctatctcatcacgatatctctggaactataagacctagagactttaAATTCGGTAGGAATATTGCTTTCGctgagtagaggtcagctaagaacggattttacgaaattccacccacaagaggggttgcgggggcgttaacaataaagAATTCGCGTTTTaggctatagctcctatcgactctaaatttagtaggaatcttctgtaagagatgtagaaataatctataaacaaatattacgATATCTCTCCCCACAGAGGGTTGCGGGCGTGagcattaacaatgaaaatttttaattttcaagctatagctcctacagactctaaattttgtaagaattttCCGTCAGAGATGtgaaaataattgatgaacgaattttacaaTATGCCACCTCACAGgaggttgcgggggtgggtatcaacaataaaaattttcaattttcaagctatagctcctacagactctaaatttattagaaatcttctatatatgatataaaaatgatctaagaacggattttacaacgaatcaaCTCCAATAATGATCGCGGGAGTGGGTGTTTAGAGATCatcttaaaattgttttcaatgaagtctacttccgataggaaCTGCAGAAGTGGCtgataaaatctaaaattttcattttcaaactgtaacttctaaagactccaaattcggtgagaatcttcgtgtatgatgtcaagttcaactaagaattttatcaaattctaaCCCCAAAAGGGATCGCGGGGgcgttaataatgaaaaatttccgtttgtaaaatatagctctttcagactccaaatttggtaagaatcttctatatgtgatgtagaaataatttaagagCGGATTCTACGACGAATCACCCCTAACAAAGATTGCGGGCGTGggtgttgacaataaaaaatcttaatttctgaaatatagcttctaaaaccTGTGAATTTgataggaatcttttattgtcacgtagagatcatctcaaggcggatttcaataaattctacttctgacagggattgcgggggtgggtgttagaatttcaaattttcattttcaaactgtaacttctacaaacTTGAAAGTAGGTAGGAATCTTTCATTTGTCATGAGGAAATCATTTCAAAGCGGATGTTAAAGAACAAGAGCTGGAGAGTCAggttttaagattattttattgacacttattacaaaattattaataagtttaGATTAGCAAAcacaaacaattatttattgatcacAGTTTCTTTTAATGAAATCAATTAAAGTCACTCAGGCAGTTAGAACTTTGGTTAGACACCGTAAACTCGAATAAAAAGAGGTGCTGGCTTTGTTGAAGAAGAATATACTTCTAGAATGTGTTCAAGGGAGCCTGCAGGTGCACCTTACAAGGTGATGACCAGCCGGGCCTTGGGTACAATAAGTTTCTCAGAGGCGTACCACAAGGAAGCTTGTAGATCACCTAATAGGGTGAAGAGAAATACCCGAGCCTTGAACACGATGATTTTCTCGTCTAGAAGTCGCTGAAGATGATGCTTTCTCAACTCAGTTGTATAAGCACCGATGAAGATGCTTTTTTCACAGATAGAATAATTACTCACACTCAGAGTAACAATACTTTACTTGTATAGATGTTTTACTCAATAGAATACTTTGATTTTTGCTTGATTTCCCGATGTTAACAGTTAGCGTTTGAATTGAAGACTGACTCGCAGCGCCGAACGGACTGGCTTATATACTTGACTGGCGGGATTCTCGAAatctcagtaggaattttctcGATTGAGTTTGAGagaattctttttaataaatttacttttaagaTTGACAAAATGAATGAATTTGATACCagaatgaatttttacttcattttaaatcttttgattattaattaatagttttttaattaatatttagccaaaattaagaattttgatccAGACTTTTCTTTTACGAGATGTTTCTAGGCGCAGACGCGAGGTAGGCGCAGGCGCGAGCTAAGCGCAGGCGCGAGCTAAGCGAAAGCGCCAGCAATGTTTTTTAAAGTACTCATACAGATCAATAGGTGGCGccacatattattatttactaattcAAATTCATAACCGAGGTGTTGCTCGGGTTTTCTCTCAACTTTAAACAGCGGATTCCACAAAATgctacttccgatagggattgcaggggtgggtgttaaaatcttaaattttaatttctaaactgtaacttctgcagactctaaatttgatAGGAATCTTTGTGTATGATATCAAGTTCAGCTGAGaatgaattttctcaaattttaaacccaaaagggattgcgggggcgttaacaatggaaatctctcatttccaatcgatagtttttatggactcgaagttttgttggaatcttttatttataatgtagaaatcatcttgaataggattttacgaaattcctccccACCATAGAGTGAcgattgtcaaaaaaattcatattctttaaatacagattctacagatataaaatttgatagaacctcaagagaaacaggcaattaccgggatggcctccaaAGTCAACggattaaatattttgctttcttaataattatattttcttaaaacaattGTCTGTTTGGCAGCGGCAAataagtcattgtaaggtttttaaaatttaacattacatgtagctattcagtcaacggactaagaattttacgtacattttatttttactgatcacataaccgataaattgttcttattacgggatcgcggAAATGTAAAAGATTAAAATCAATGCATGTTCTAAACACTTgaaatatggaaaaaaaatttggctacttattaTGAGAAAATTCGTAAAAACCATGTACgaataattttctatgaatAGTTGATGACACTgagaaacttttaattaatggCAAAATAAGTCGCACTTTAAGCGAGAAAGATTTCAACGACAAtcatgagacctgcaattactttgactgaaactttcaatgctcattttgaattttttttttcgtatcaaataatattcatttttagaaGAAAGCCACaggaatgttatagtgattgcacattgaaagttacaatgaattttagctagaataatcacatggATAAAAGATACAGGCCATTccgatggaatttggaatctgtgcaagtcaaaacaatacttcaattgaatttcaagtctagatctaaaaatacaattctatagagtgcccagcggagctggcgggtaacagctagtaagtaatataaactaaaataagaaataaccaaaaaattaaataagtctCATAGATTATATTGTTTGTATGTTTATTAGCAATTTCTTTATAGTCAaacttatttacttaaatatgtgATGACTCCTGAGATAAGGCAGTTTCACGCATGAACTCTacatgtttatttatcatttttttttttttttttcaatgattaaatttaaaaataaaagaatcaattcACGAAGGACTTCTATTTACGTTCTCCTGCAAAGtttcatgatttttcattcggtcaaaaagcgtcccagcatcttgtttaaaatttaaatatttacctgtcctacatgttcttaaatgaagaaattaaattcagtATACATCCGGAAGTACTAGCTTGCTATTGATTCAGATTCCGTAATGAAATTcaagttcaattttaaaaaatcattgcttataggaaaaaatatccaaattgtaatgagaaaaattattcataattcacaGTTAATACTTTACCAAAAAACAtgtgttaattatattagaaacagtcgactttgataaattttgaaataaatacatgcagTTACCAAAGAAGTTTTCGAAAAGATGCTTTGAAACTATCttcgttcaaatttttttttgtgctagtatttaaagctcaataactttttacttgtTAAGATTACGAAGAAACTACCtcagtacttttttgtagagaattaaatttcctacaagaataagtaacgaaaaatacaaaaaaaagtttttttcgtatttttaccggatgaaaacgtaaataaaatttttttatgtgttatttacatgggaaaatgaaaattcattgagcttcatAAAGAATTGAGATATTAAGCTGCGCTTtgaagggaatttttttttataccttagaaAAGCTTTTAAGATAATaggcaaaaaactttttttttttgaaccactctaatatatacgtatatataatatatataaaatatatgaaaaattaatgtgggtactcaaatgaaaggtctcgatgaatgtaaggTCGAGATGAGcctatatatttaaaaatatcattagttgacacgatacaatgtaattttttaattattgacgttattaaagatataagcttatcccgatgttacactcatcaagacctttcatttgagtacccgcatgcatttttcatatattttatatatttcataaatatcatatttataagatatataaaaaaaaatcatgtaagtactcaaatgaaaggtctcgatgagtaaaaaatcagaatgggcttatatttacgaaaatattcattattgaggaatgcccattgcatattgttaactaatgatgttttgaatgatacaagctcattcctaaaatttctaaatttaagacgtgtgtacaGGACCACGTCTTTCGGTCCgctaattattctattaaactttcatcagatttttgagctcgaagtgctcaaaagcatagaaaagctatctctttgagcttggagtgCTCGAAATaacacataatttttatttttgagcacgaggagctcaaaaatatcattagtccaattttaagcacctggGTAttaaattagcgggaagttacagggatggccttcagggtctaccgtttttctaatttttaacttcccactaaaaaaattgaaaattttcaaaaatcgggaagttattggtcttaccccgtttttcgaaaatcaagttttcaacggatgttgacgatttgaggtcctaggaagcctccccgaatgtttccacggtgatgtccgtatgtctgtatgtgtgtgtgtgtgtgtgtgtgtgtgtgtgtgtatgtgtgtttttttttttttccttagggggggaatcctttttacggattctaggcatagctgtttggcctggatgtggcgactcgacgcagcgtcatactaaaacttgacgctgacgcccctacccactaaaccctaaactcctttctcttctatcctctgatcccccatggtaccgccgtaaggcatttcttcgcgggaggaggaattagctgccgctcttccatctggtggctaagatgttatttcttccttctagattctgtctttcactcttttcctctcaatggatcgcaactctgtaagcacttttgtagcaaaagtgcttgtcgcgttccaggcagcttctgacgacaacattgcttctactattgactctggttgggttctctttttcagaatcttctctaactcatcgcgctgttggttgaaacgtggacacacaaagaaaacatgctccgcatcttcattgacccctggacaggacgggcactctggggtatcatcgtgcttaaagcggtgaagatacttccggtaacatccgtgtcctgataacatctgcgttaaataatagttgatctcaccgtgactccggttgaaccacacatcaatccgaggtatgagacggtacgtccaccgaccattctctgcagcattccactcctgttgccatcttgcgatgctgtgttgccgttcttcccttctaagttcttcagggctcagtgtggttaacctttttcgttgatataggttccgtctaatgttttcgaaatattcaggtttcattttttgcaataaaatatataggttGCCGTGGAATATATGGAGAAATCAAAATcataaaatcacaaaaaattctcaagcaATCTACATTAAAATGAAGTCAAAacatttggcaacgttgcgtagcgcgcgagctttagaccattcaataaattcaaactaatttatttatttacactgactgcaaaaaCTTGAACGtggttaaggttatattgtgcaaatgaaaatgtaaacaaccgaagtacagcgttgccaaatcacggTTAGGTTACTAGCAGCTGATTTGAATGagtcaaatcaatttttgtatttaactattttttttttattttcaaaatttcaacgattaatgcctcatatactatttattttttaattttaagaatttttatgggttctttattttaattgatcgtATATTGACTACTACAGTTGTTTTGACTCAAatggagcgaaaggacttccttaagttgatattgttaaatgattatattgattttaatggtaaattgtgtctgatgtatcttctctaaaattttacattgatatcgttaaattattataaaaaacggtcgatttagtttaatttttaataaaatgaataataaatatattttttaataccacttaatttgtgACGAATTTCTTAACaacaaagattaaaaatattcatttttatattaataagcagaaataaatttattcattaacttttcgatgttaattttcagtcaaatgaatataataatattgctGCTTATATTCTCAATTAATATgtgattaatttcataatcttgattactaatatttatatttttataaaaaatggcgctgagataagaaataataatttgaattaataaccTTAATAACGTCATTGAAGTTGGCGCTTAAACAAAAGaataataacataattatttatgtaatctATTAACAAATTCAgagctgtaaaaaaaattatttcatagaTAAAAAGCAATATAATTTCGTTAAGattgttgaaattaattattttgtttatatttttcgtctaggttacataataaaattttattgcatgcccagcgaagcgggaaAGTATCAGCTAGTCTACATacatataagcgaaataccactgaCTCATCAGcagatctccgaaactataggaccgattcatttaaaatttggcATACGTCCACCTTTTTT
The sequence above is drawn from the Cotesia glomerata isolate CgM1 linkage group LG4, MPM_Cglom_v2.3, whole genome shotgun sequence genome and encodes:
- the LOC123263019 gene encoding uncharacterized protein LOC123263019; this translates as MASMKQFDQCCNPFGLESHCKKIGLRPATDIMKEMFGLSNYYLLCSSCRKEAYKVVKQQTNTRDDPNVDSSDHEGNSSDSNENDDHFDSDSNTTATDLPLSLSFRSMSFDNEPKNSQPSSASQVSAATQLPVINHALQLLNQSPIPSRKLNDNQFLNNKINQISDSLKKVLLSSTDEDPVDDDGENFRALIKLLQDKFNDKETEKSLEIQILTLLPEQ